Proteins found in one Neurospora crassa OR74A linkage group II, whole genome shotgun sequence genomic segment:
- a CDS encoding transcription factor TFIID complex subunit Taf13, whose protein sequence is MEPRARAGKNVGKMNFNHNELAQLLYGHGDLKNPLPETVRVLDELITDFIQGVGFEATRAAHHAGRQKVKFEDFEFAMRRNPRFMGKIQEVFEKKKEIEAARKNFNIEDQLMKDADKEEKEKEKKGGSADKGDKEKGEKGEKEKEKGGEKGGGGGEKEKEKGPGSTVSGSGSGLGSGGGGTKRKRQQSVLEDEELDELDDDLEAEADIGTATKRR, encoded by the exons ATGGAACCCCGCGCCCGCGCCGGCAAAAATGTCGGCAAAATGAATTTTAACCACAACGAAC TAGCCCAACTCCTCTACGGCCACGGCGACCTCAAGAACCCCCTGCCCGAAACCGTGCGCGTGCTCGACGAGCTCATCACCGACTTCATCCAGGGCGTCGGCTTCGAAGCCACGCGCGCCGCCCACCACGCCGGCCGACAAAAAGTCAAGTTTGAAGATTTCGAGTTTGCCATGCGCCGGAACCCGCGGTTCATGGGCAAGATCCAGGAGGTGtttgagaagaaaaaagagatcGAGGCGGCGCGCAAGAATTTCAACATTGAGGATCAGTTGATGAAGGATgcggataaggaggagaaggagaaggaaaagaaggggggtAGTGCTGACAAAGGagacaaggagaagggggagaaaggggagaaagagaaagaaaagggaggggagaaaggaggaggaggaggagaaaaggaaaaggaaaagggaccGGGAAGTACTGTCTCGGGATCGGGGTCGGGTTTAGGTTCCGGCGGTGGCGggacaaagaggaagagacagCAGAGTGtgttggaggatgaagagttGGATGAGTTGGATGATGATTTGGAGGCCGAGGCGGATATTGGCACggcgacgaagaggaggtag